Proteins encoded within one genomic window of Drosophila subpulchrella strain 33 F10 #4 breed RU33 unplaced genomic scaffold, RU_Dsub_v1.1 Primary Assembly Seq33, whole genome shotgun sequence:
- the LOC119559702 gene encoding uncharacterized protein LOC119559702 isoform X2, with the protein MVAYQKKCWRHIMIVRAAITLTCYCIIKITDPYILTSAQATSASVASRTLAGNGNVHHRLPRTSASQHSSGTSAPTSFKLAAKSLNTTRHVNLRLRN; encoded by the coding sequence ATGGTGGCATATCAGAAAAAGTGCTGGCGGCATATCATGATCGTCCGGGCCGCGATAACACTTACATGTTATTGCATTATTAAAATCACAGATCCATATATATTAACAAGTGCACAAGCAACATCCGCTAGTGTTGCATCGCGAACCCTAGctggaaatggaaatgtaCATCATCGATTACCGCGCACCAGTGCCAGCCAACACAGTAGTGGAACTAGTGCACCTACAAGTTTCAAACTTGCTGCAAAATCACTAAACACAACCAGACACGTCAACTTGCGCCTAAG
- the LOC119559702 gene encoding uncharacterized protein LOC119559702 isoform X1 produces the protein MVAYQKKCWRHIMIVRAAITLTCYCIIKITDPYILTSAQATSASVASRTLAGNGNVHHRLPRTSASQHSSGTSAPTSFKLAAKSLNTTRHVNLRLRILVEKTS, from the exons ATGGTGGCATATCAGAAAAAGTGCTGGCGGCATATCATGATCGTCCGGGCCGCGATAACACTTACATGTTATTGCATTATTAAAATCACAGATCCATATATATTAACAAGTGCACAAGCAACATCCGCTAGTGTTGCATCGCGAACCCTAGctggaaatggaaatgtaCATCATCGATTACCGCGCACCAGTGCCAGCCAACACAGTAGTGGAACTAGTGCACCTACAAGTTTCAAACTTGCTGCAAAATCACTAAACACAACCAGACACGTCAACTTGCGCCTAAG AATACTGGTAGAAAAAACATCGTAA